In a single window of the bacterium genome:
- a CDS encoding biotin/lipoyl-containing protein, with translation MGKDIEKTLHEIIGLATTANLEELEICEGKRRIRIKKKVIPQETELIPELPEEEEVPIEQDKYEKIISPLTGIFYRAPAPDDEPYVEQGNVIDRGKTVCVIEAMKLFNEIKSEVSGKVIKIMVKNGAQVKEGEILFLIEPVVLE, from the coding sequence ATGGGAAAAGATATAGAAAAGACACTTCATGAGATTATTGGATTGGCGACAACAGCCAACCTTGAGGAATTAGAGATTTGTGAAGGAAAAAGACGAATAAGAATTAAAAAAAAAGTAATCCCTCAAGAAACGGAATTAATCCCGGAACTTCCTGAGGAAGAAGAAGTGCCAATAGAGCAGGATAAATATGAGAAAATTATTTCTCCTTTGACGGGTATATTTTATCGTGCCCCGGCACCTGATGATGAACCTTATGTAGAACAAGGTAATGTCATCGACCGTGGAAAAACTGTTTGTGTAATTGAGGCAATGAAATTGTTTAACGAGATAAAATCTGAGGTATCGGGGAAGGTTATTAAAATTATGGTAAAAAATGGTGCGCAAGTAAAAGAAGGAGAAATACTTTTCTTAATTGAACCGGTGGTATTGGAGTAA